The Planctomycetaceae bacterium genomic interval CCTGATCATCTACATTCGAGACGCCATCCGGCCCGGTTTGCCGTCGGACCTGCGGCCGCGGGTGGAAGAGCGTGTTTTCGTGCAGGCTTCGTTCGACGAGTGTCGCACTATCTACCCGGATGTCAGCATTATCGAACGGCACGACCATGAACATTCCGGCGGCGGGACGCTGACGGTGACCGATGTCGCGGAACCGATCATCGTGCTGCTGGAGGACGACGAGATCTCAGAGAATTTCCTGGAAATCCGCGAAGCCGGAACCGGCGGCCGGTTGATCACAGTCATCGAAGTGCTGAGCCCTTCCAACCGGTTGCCCGGCCCCGGTCGCGATCAGTACCTCCGCAAACGGACGGAGCTGCAGCAGGGCGGCGTCAATTTTGTCGAACTGGATCTGATTCGCACCGGCGACTGGATGCTGCTGATTGACAAATGGCGACTGGCGAACGATCTGCACACGCCCAACCGAGCGTGTGTCTGGCGCGCCGCGCGGCCGAATTGCGTGGAGTACTATCCGTTTCCGCTGCGACAGCGGCTGCCGTCGATTCGCATTCCGCTGCGGCCGACGGATAAAGACGTCCCGCTGGACCTGCAGCCGCTGATCAACAAGTGTTACGAAAACGGCGGCTACGACGACATCGATTATTCCGTCGACTGTGATCCGCCGCTGACCGGTGACGATGCGGAATGGTCGCGGGCGCTGCTGACCGCGGCCGGACTGCGTTCTGCGAAGAAGCAGTGAGCTGCCGAAACCGGTGTTCCTCCGAATCCGACAGCGATTCACGGTGTCGTTTTTTCATGGCCAGCGTATCGCAAGCTTCATCGGTCGGTTCACAAGTCCGCAGTCACGGCTTTGCTGTCGTTGACAGCGTCCTGGATGCCGGTACCGTCGCTTACTTCGGCAGGCTGGTGGACGACGCTCGATCGAAGTCGCGATCCGCGGAAGCAGTCACCAACAGCAGCGGAACCTACGGGCTGCGGAACCTGACGGATGTCATCCC includes:
- a CDS encoding DUF4058 family protein, whose protein sequence is MPSPFPGMDPYLEAHWRDVHQSLIIYIRDAIRPGLPSDLRPRVEERVFVQASFDECRTIYPDVSIIERHDHEHSGGGTLTVTDVAEPIIVLLEDDEISENFLEIREAGTGGRLITVIEVLSPSNRLPGPGRDQYLRKRTELQQGGVNFVELDLIRTGDWMLLIDKWRLANDLHTPNRACVWRAARPNCVEYYPFPLRQRLPSIRIPLRPTDKDVPLDLQPLINKCYENGGYDDIDYSVDCDPPLTGDDAEWSRALLTAAGLRSAKKQ